One window of Robiginitalea biformata HTCC2501 genomic DNA carries:
- a CDS encoding arsenate reductase ArsC — translation MKNILVLCTGNSCRSQMAHGYLEALQSEPAARIYSAGVETHGLNPDAVRFMAEDGIDISGHTSNHVDEYEGIAWDYIITVCDHARENCPFIPAPGAKRLHQNFSDPSKVTGSEAEKREAFIAARDQIKAYCRDFIERELR, via the coding sequence ATGAAAAACATCCTTGTACTTTGCACCGGGAATTCCTGCAGGAGCCAGATGGCCCACGGATACCTGGAAGCCCTTCAGTCCGAGCCCGCCGCCCGCATCTATAGCGCCGGGGTGGAAACCCACGGGCTCAACCCGGACGCGGTCCGCTTTATGGCCGAAGACGGGATCGACATCTCGGGGCACACTTCCAACCATGTCGATGAATACGAAGGCATTGCCTGGGACTATATCATCACCGTGTGCGACCACGCGCGGGAGAACTGCCCGTTTATCCCGGCGCCCGGCGCCAAACGGCTGCACCAGAACTTTTCGGATCCGTCCAAAGTTACCGGTTCGGAAGCCGAGAAGCGGGAGGCCTTTATCGCTGCACGGGATCAGATCAAGGCGTATTGCCGGGATTTTATTGAGCGGGAGCTCCGCTAG
- a CDS encoding GNAT family N-acyltransferase, producing the protein MSLVTAKEVSRAINLDRYGFLGTLMGWVLMQITRISSINRFYKRHRHLEGTEFLERILEHYEIDFEIPEEDIKRLPKEGAFITISNHPLGGIDGVLLLKLLLQHRQDYKIIANFLLQRIEPLAPFIMPVNPFENHRDAKSSVAGFKRSMEHLGGGHPLGIFPAGEVSTYKEGQHFVDKPWEEAALKLIRRAEVPVVPIYFHARNSRLFYYLSRINDIFRTAKLPSELTTQRNRSIKVRIGHPISVAVQKEHDTLEEFSDLLRRKTYLLANAYERERLIDQIPGSLKIPKPPRRIADAVRSEVIQGEIEKLREKNCRLLQNRNYEVFLAQKKDMPFILQEIGRQREVTFRAIGEGTNKSIDLDRFDDYYHHLFLWDDQEKKIVGAYRMGMGSEIFEKYGIDGFYLQDLFRFEPELFGMMSRSIEMGRAYIVKEYQQKPMPLFLLWKGIVHTTLRHPEHQYLIGGVSISNQFSNFSKSLMIEFMKSHYWDPYVAQYIRPKKEFKVKLNDADKEFVFDETESDLNKFDKLIEEVEPGSLRLPVLIKKYIKQNARVVAFNVDPLFNNSVDGLMYIRIADLPEDTVKPVMEEFQAELERRLAEGAGGEQASGAPAQ; encoded by the coding sequence ATGAGTTTAGTGACTGCCAAGGAGGTGTCCCGGGCCATCAACCTGGACCGGTATGGATTCCTCGGAACCCTGATGGGCTGGGTCCTGATGCAAATTACGCGGATCAGCAGCATCAACCGCTTTTACAAGCGGCACCGGCACCTGGAGGGTACCGAGTTCCTGGAACGGATCCTCGAGCACTACGAAATCGACTTTGAAATCCCCGAAGAGGACATTAAACGGTTGCCTAAGGAAGGGGCTTTTATCACAATCAGCAATCACCCCCTGGGCGGGATTGACGGGGTGCTCTTGCTGAAACTCCTGCTGCAGCACCGGCAGGACTACAAGATCATCGCCAATTTCCTGTTGCAGCGGATTGAACCGCTGGCCCCGTTTATCATGCCTGTCAACCCCTTTGAAAACCACCGGGACGCCAAGAGTTCGGTGGCGGGTTTCAAGCGCTCCATGGAACATCTGGGGGGTGGCCACCCGTTGGGCATTTTCCCTGCCGGGGAGGTCTCCACCTACAAGGAAGGCCAGCACTTCGTGGACAAGCCCTGGGAGGAAGCGGCCCTGAAGCTGATCCGCCGCGCCGAGGTCCCGGTAGTCCCCATTTATTTCCACGCCCGGAACAGCCGGTTGTTTTATTACCTCTCCCGGATCAACGATATTTTCCGAACCGCCAAACTCCCTTCGGAACTCACCACCCAGCGGAACCGGAGCATCAAGGTGCGGATTGGCCACCCCATTTCGGTTGCCGTGCAAAAGGAACACGATACCCTGGAGGAATTCTCGGACCTGCTCAGGAGGAAGACCTACCTCCTGGCAAATGCCTATGAGCGGGAGCGACTCATAGACCAGATCCCCGGCAGCCTGAAAATCCCCAAGCCGCCCCGTCGCATTGCCGATGCCGTACGGAGCGAAGTGATCCAGGGGGAAATTGAGAAGCTGCGCGAAAAGAACTGCCGCCTGCTGCAAAACCGGAATTACGAAGTATTCCTCGCCCAGAAGAAGGACATGCCTTTTATCCTGCAGGAGATTGGCCGGCAGCGGGAAGTGACCTTCCGGGCCATTGGGGAAGGGACCAACAAGTCCATCGACCTGGACCGCTTTGACGACTACTACCACCACCTTTTCCTCTGGGACGACCAGGAGAAGAAAATCGTCGGGGCCTACCGGATGGGGATGGGGTCGGAAATATTCGAGAAATACGGCATCGACGGGTTCTACCTGCAGGACCTATTCCGGTTTGAACCCGAACTATTCGGCATGATGAGCCGTTCCATCGAAATGGGCCGCGCCTATATCGTCAAGGAATACCAGCAGAAACCCATGCCGCTGTTCCTGTTGTGGAAGGGCATAGTGCACACCACGCTCCGGCACCCGGAACACCAGTACCTGATTGGCGGGGTGAGCATCAGCAACCAGTTCTCGAACTTCTCGAAATCCCTGATGATCGAATTTATGAAGTCCCATTACTGGGACCCCTATGTGGCGCAGTATATCCGCCCGAAAAAGGAATTCAAGGTAAAGCTCAACGATGCGGACAAGGAGTTCGTCTTTGACGAAACCGAGTCCGACCTGAACAAGTTCGACAAGCTCATCGAGGAGGTGGAACCCGGCAGCCTCCGACTGCCCGTACTGATCAAAAAGTACATCAAGCAGAATGCCCGGGTGGTGGCCTTCAACGTAGACCCGCTATTCAACAATTCGGTAGACGGTTTGATGTATATCCGGATCGCCGACCTCCCCGAGGACACCGTAAAGCCGGTCATGGAGGAATTCCAGGCAGAACTCGAGCGACGCCTGGCCGAAGGGGCCGGCGGGGAACAGGCTAGCGGAGCTCCCGCTCAATAA